The Anaeromyxobacter sp. sequence GTTCTGGTCGATGGTCCAGCCGATGACCCGGTTCTGCTTGAGGGCCCGCAGGATGGCCCGCATCGTCTGGCCCGGCTCGACCACCAGCTCGTCCACGCCCGACCGCCGCCGCACCTCGCGGATGAGGTCGTTGACCACGTTCTTCCCCATCTTGCGGGCGATCTGGGTGATGGGGACGCCGCGCCGGGTGTTGGCCGAGGCCAGCAGGTCGAAGTTCCCGAAGTGGGCGGTGCAGGCGATCACGCCCTTCCCGCGCGCCGCGGCCGCCAGGTAGCACTCCCAGCCGTCGTAGACGAAGATCCGGTCGAGCGCCTCGGGCGAGAGCGTCGGCACCCGCAGGAAGTCGGGGATCATCTGCCCGAGGTGGCGGTAGTTGGCGCGGGCGATGGCCCGCCGCTCCGCCTCGGGCTTCTCCGGGAAGGCCAGCCGCAGGTTGTCGAGGGCCACCCGGCGGCGGATGCCGAGGGTCCAGGCCAGCCAGCCGACGAAGGCGCCGAAGGCCGAGAGGACGGGACGCGGCAGGGCGCCGAGCAGGTTGAGGACGAAGGTCATGGTGCCGGGATCCGGCGGCGAGCATCCCCCGCCCGCAGGGCGGCGTCGAGGGCCGCGTCGAGGGCCTCGGCGCCGGCGGTGATGGCCGCCTCGATGCGGACCACCACCAGGCGCGGGTCGGCGGCCTGGGCCGGGTCGAGCCGCACCGCGTCCTTCTCGGTGGTCACCACCAGGTCGCAGCCGGCG is a genomic window containing:
- a CDS encoding lysophospholipid acyltransferase family protein: MTFVLNLLGALPRPVLSAFGAFVGWLAWTLGIRRRVALDNLRLAFPEKPEAERRAIARANYRHLGQMIPDFLRVPTLSPEALDRIFVYDGWECYLAAAARGKGVIACTAHFGNFDLLASANTRRGVPITQIARKMGKNVVNDLIREVRRRSGVDELVVEPGQTMRAILRALKQNRVIGWTIDQNQPVHPVFPTFFGVPAATASTPAFLARKTGCAIIFTLSVPLGDGRHRVFIEGPLVPSDTGNPEADDLAFTQLLNDKLEHWVRRHPDRWYWVHRRWKTRPPTPTSTPTSTSTSTPTSTPTSTPTPTPTSTSSEAP